In the Coturnix japonica isolate 7356 chromosome 6, Coturnix japonica 2.1, whole genome shotgun sequence genome, one interval contains:
- the CHAT gene encoding choline O-acetyltransferase yields the protein MPVLEKDMQKKEKDSRCKDEPAVPKLPVPPLQQTLQMYLRCMKHLVPEEQFRKTKSIVEQFGVAGGLGESLQLILQERREKTTNWVFNYWLDDMYLNNRLALPVNSSPAIIFARQNFKDVNDQLRFAANLISGVQDYKALLDSHALPVDFARGQLSGQPLCMKQYYGLFSSYRLPGHTKDTLVAQKSCVMPEPEHIIVACNNQFFVLDVVINFRRLSEGDLFTQLQKISRMAENEDEMLPPIGLLTTDGRTEWAEARTLLMKDSTNRDSLDMIERCICLVCLDSPSGVELNDTNMALQLLHGGGYHKNGANRWYDKPMQFVVGRDGVCGTVCEHSPFDGIVLVQCTEHLLKHMKESSKKLLRADSVSELPAPRRLRWKCSPEIQAHLASSAEKLQRIVKNLDFIAYKFVHYGKEFIKKQKTSPDAYIQVALQLAFYRCHRRLVPTYESASIRRFDEGRVDNIRSATSEAFAFVKAMIDDKLALSDSEKMQRFKDAIAAQTNYTILAITGMAIDNHLLGLREVAREHFKELPEIFTDETYLTSNRFILSTSQVPTTMEMFCCYGPVVPDGYGACYNPQPEHILFCISSFKDCKETSSDMLAKAVEESLLEIRDLCNKYSSSTAKSLAKQEEATQLQSDRKL from the exons ATGCCTGTACTAGAAAAAGACATgcagaagaaggagaaagattCACGCTGTAAAGATGAGCCA GCAGTACCAAAACTTCCAGTCCCACCACTGCAACAGACCTTACAGATGTACCTACGGTGCATGAAACACTTGGTGCCAGAGGAGCagtttagaaaaacaaagagcatcGTGGAGCAGTTTGGAGTTGCAGGAGGCCTTGGGGAATCCTTGCAGCTAATCCtccaggaaagaagggaaaagacgACAAACTGG gTGTTTAACTACTGGCTGGATGACATGTACCTCAACAACCGTTTGGCTCTTCCAGTCAACTCCAGCCCAGCAATTATCTTCGCTCGTCAGAATTTCAAGGATGTAAATGACCAGCTAAG GTTTGCTGCCAATCTTATTTCCGGTGTGCAAGACTATAAAGCTTTACTAGACAG CCATGCTTTACCTGTTGATTTTGCTCGTGGACAGCTGTCTGGTCAGCCTCTCTGTATGAAGCAATACTATGGACTCTTTTCTTCCTATCGTCTTCCAGGACATACCAAAGACACCCTTGTggcccagaaaagctgtgtaaTGCCAGAACCAGAGCACATCATTGTTGCTTGTAACAATCAG ttttttgttttggacGTTGTCATTAATTTCCGTCGTCTCAGTGAGGGAGATCTGTTCACTCAGTTACAAAAGATCTCCAGAATGGCAGAGAATGAAGATGAAATGCTGCCTCCAATTGGCTTGCTGACGACTGACGGAAGAACAGAGTGGGCAGAGGCCAGGACACTCCTTATGAAAG ACTCCACTAATCGCGACTCTCTTGACATGATTGAACGATGTATATGTCTGGTGTGCCTGGACAGCCCGAGTGGGGTTGAACTCAACGATACAAACATGGCATTGCAACTGCTACATGGAGGAGGCTACCATAAAAACGGTGCCAACCGTTGGTATGACAAACCTATGCAG TTTGTGGTAGGAAGAGATGGAGTCTGTGGCACTGTATGTGAACATTCCCCTTTCGATGGCATCGTACTGGTGCAGTGCACTGAACACCTGCTCAAGCACAT GAAAGAAAGCTCCAAGAAACTACTCCGAGCGGATTCAGTAAGCGAGCTTCCTGCTCCACGGAGATTAAGATGGAAATGCTCCCCTGAAATTCAGGCACACTTGGCATCATCAGCAGAAAAACTCCAAAG gatAGTGAAAAATCTGGACTTCATTGCCTACAAGTTTGTGCACTATGGAAAGGAATTcattaagaaacagaagaccAGCCCAGATGCTTACATTCAAGTAGCACTGCAGTTGGCATTTTACAG GTGCCACAGGAGACTTGTCCCTACCTATGAAAGTGCTTCCATACGCCGATTTGATGAGGGCAGAGTCGACAACATTAGGTCTGCTACGTcagaagcatttgcttttgtgaaagCAATGATTGATGATAAGCTAGCTCTGTCG GATTCTGAGAAGATGCAGAGATTTAAGGATGCAATTGCAGCTCAAACTAATTACACTATTTTG GCTATTACTGGAATGGCAATAGACAATCACCTACTAGGGCTGAGAGAGGTGGCACGAGAACACTTCAAGGAGCTGCCAGAGATCTTTACAGATGAGACATATTTGACAAGCAATAGATTCATCCTCTCAACCAGccag GTTCCAACGACTATGGAAATGTTCTGCTGCTACGGGCCCGTGGTACCCGATGGTTATGGGGCATGTTATAATCCTCAGCCAGAGCATATATTATTCTGCATTTCAAGCTTTAAAGACTGTAAGGAAACGTCTTCAGACATGCTTGCAAAAGCCGTGGAAGAAAGTCTCCTAGAAATCAGAGATCTGTGCAACAAATACAGCTCTTCGACAGCAAAGTCACTTGCCAAACAAGAGGAAGCCACACAGTTGCAGAGTGACCGCAAACTCTGA